The Klebsiella africana sequence GGAGGGCATGGTCGCTGCTGTAGACGCCGCGGATGCCATGCTTAAGGCGGCCAATGTGCGCCTGCTCAGTCATGAAGTGCTCGACCCCGGCAGGTTAACGCTGGTGGTGGAGGGCGACCTGGCGGCCTGCCGCGCCGCGCTGGATGCCGGGTCCGCCGCTGCCCGGCGGACCGGCTGTGTGATCAGCCGTCGGGAAATTGGCCGGCCGGAAGAGGATACCCAGCGGCTGATCGGCGGTTTTCAGCCACCGCCGCCGGCGCCCCAGCCGCCTGCTGACACGGCATCATCGGAAGCGTTACTGACGCTGCTGGCTTCAGTTCGTCAGGGCATGACGGCCGGCGAGGTGGCCGCGCATTTTGCCTGGCCGCTGGATAAGGCCCGCCAGGCGCTGGAGCAGCTCTTTTCCGCAGGGACGCTACGAAAACGCAGTAGCCGCTATCGTCTCAAAAATCCATAACCTGTCGGAGGTGCCGGGAGCGGCTTGCCCCCGGCTTTAACGATTATGAAAAAGCGTCGTTCTGCAAATTTGCACCATCTCTGCTGCGAAGCGTTACCTGAAGACACCAGGCTGACGCCCCAGGTTGAAATTGACAATATTCATCAACGACACACAACCGATGTATATGAGCATGCCCTGACCATTACCGCCTGGCAACAGATCTACGATCAGCTGCATCCGGGTCAGTTTCGCGGCGAGTTTACCGAAATTCTGCTCGATGAGATCCAGGTCTTTCGCGAATATACCGGGTTGGCGCTGCGCCAGTCCTGCCTGGTCTGGCCTAACTCCTTTTGGTTTGGTATTCCGGCGGTGCGGGGAGAGCAGGGGTTTATCGGCTCGCAGTGCCTGGGCCGGGCAGAAATCGCCACCCGTCCCGGCGGCACAGAGTTCGAGCTGAGCACGCCGGATGATTACACCATCCTCGGGGTGGTGATTTCAGAGGAGGTGATTGCGCGTCACGCCAGTTTCCTGCACCACCCGGAACGGGTGCTACATATGCTACGCAACCAGTCTGCGCTGGCGGTCCGCGAGCCGCATAAGGCCGCGCTGTGGGGGTTTGTCCAGCAGGCGCTGGCCACCTTTAGCGAGCATCCGGATACTCTTCATCAGCCGGCAGTGCGTAAGGTCCTGCGGGATAATCTGTTGCTGGCGATGGGCACGATGCTCGAAGAGGCGCAGCCGATGGTGAGTGCAGAGAGCGTCAGCCACCAGAGCTACCGTCGACTGCTGGCGCGGGCGCGTGAATATGTGCTGGAAAACAGCGCAGAGCCGTTAACCGTGCTCGATCTGTGTCAGCAGCTGCACGTCAGCCGGCGTACTTTGCAAAACGCCTTCCATGCGATTCTGGGGATTGGTCCTAACGCCTGGCTCAAACGGATCCGCCTGAACGCCGTCCGCCGGGAGCTGATAAGCCCCTGGTCGCAGCGGGAGACCGTCAAGGAGGCGGCCATGCAGTGGGGATTCTGGCATCTGGGGCAGTTCGCCACCGACTATCAGCAGCTGTTTGCCGAAAAACCGTCGATGACGCTGCACCACCGCCTGCGCCAGTGGGTGTGAGCGAAGCGACGCCGCTGCCGGGTGGCCAGCCGCCATCCGGCCGTTACAGCCAGTCGCGCACCTGAATAAACTCGCTCAGCGCCGCTTCGGGGCTGCCGGCCTCGGGCTGATAATCATATTCCCAGCGCACCAGCGGCGGCATCGACATCAGAATCGACTCCGTACGCCCACCGGTCTGCAGGCCGAACAGGGTGCCGCGGTCCCAGACCAGATTGAACTCGACGTAGCGGCCGCGGCGATAAAGCTGAAAGTGGCGCTCGCGTTCGCCGTACGGCGTGGCTTTCCGGCGTTCGACGATGGGTAAATAGGCGTCAGCATAGCCGTTTCCGACCGCCTGCATAAAGGCGAAGCAGTGGTCAAAATCCGGGGTGTTCAGATCGTCAAAGAACAGACCGCCGATGCCGCGCTGTTCCTGGCGGTGCTTGAGATAGAAGTAATCATCACACCATTTTTTATAGCGCGGATAGACTTCCTCGCCAAACGGCAGACACAGATCGCGGGCGGTACGATGCCAGTGGACGGCATCCTCTTCAAAGCCGTAGTAAGGGGTTAAATCAAAGCCGCCGCCGAACCACCACACCGGGTCGGCGCCAGGCTTTTCGGCAATAAAGAACCGCACGTTGGCATGGCTGGTGGGCACGTAGGGGTTCAGCGGATGAACCACCAGCGAGACGCCCATGGCTTCAAAACTGCGTCCGGCCAGTTCCGGGCGGTGCGCGGTAGCGGAGGCTGGCATGGCGTCGCCGTGAACATGGGAGAAGTTGACCCCGGCCTGCTCGAAGACGTTACCTTCACGCAGCACCCGGCTGCGTCCGCCACCGCCGCCTTCCCGCTGCCAGGCGTCTTCAACAAACGGCGCGCCATCGACAGCACTCAGCTGCTGGCAAAGGCTGTCCTGGAGCTGGAGCAAAAAAGTTTTAACCTGCGCGGCATCGGGTTTCATTAACGTCTCTTCGAATGGGCTTTCTGGTTATCGAACCAGTGGAAATAACTGATAATGCCGTTGGCAATCGCGGTAGCGATTTTCTGCCGGAAAGCGGTGGTGCCGAGCAGTTTTTCCTCGTTCGGGTTAGTAATAAACGAGGTTTCCACCAGTACGGATGGAATGGAAGGCGACTTTAGCACCACAAAGGCCGCCTGTTCGGTATTGCGGCTGTGCAGTTTATGCACCGGCTTGATCTTTTTCAGGATATGCGAGCCCAGCGTCAGGCTGTTTTTAATGGTGTCAGTCTGCACCAGGTCGAACAGTACCTGCTGCAGCAGATGATCTTTATCCGTCGCTTTCTTACCGGCGACCTCATCGGCGCGGTTTTCGCGATCGGAGAGATATTTCGCCATAGCGCTACTGGCGCCGCGGTTTGACAGGGCGAACACCGAGGCGCCGGCGGCGCTCGGGTTGGTGAAGCCATCGGCGTGGATTGACATAAACAGATCGGCGCCGTGCTGATGGGCGATCTCCACCCGGTCATAAAGCGGAATAAAAGTATCGCCGGTGCGGGTCAGGCGGGCGTCGATGCCGTTGCTGCGCAGAATGCTGCGCACGTTTTTAGCGATCGCCAGCACCACATGCTTTTCTTTCGAGCCGTTGTGGCCGATAGCTCCGGTGTCGATACCGCCATGGCCCGGGTCGAGCATCACAATGCGGCGGCCCCCGGCCTTTTTGGCGGCGGGCTTGCTGTGTCCATTTGATGTTTTCAGTGGCTGCTCTTTTGCGCTGACCTGCGCGGCGACGCCACTCAGCGTCATCGCAGCCAGCCCGGCTTTCAGCACCTGACGGCGCGAAGCAAGTATTTTTAAAGGTTTAAAAGTGCTCATTCGGCCTGAATTGTAAACAAGTGATGTCCAATGTTATATCGTATCGCGTTTGCCGTTACGACCATTCAAAATAAGAATTGTTTTACTTTTCATTTCAATACATGACAAAGTCATATTATGCCATTTTTTGTCGCTGATTTCGCCTGATATTGGCTATCAGTTATATTCGCGCCATAATCACTGTTTTTAACCGTCAATGGTGGGGAATACCATGGAGATTCGCGTTTTTCGCCAGCAGGATTTTGAAGAGGTTGTAACGCTGTGGGAGCGTTGCGATTTGCTGCGCCCGTGGAACGATCCGGAGATGGATATTGAGCGCAAGCTGAATCACGACGTCAGCCTGTTTCTGGTGGCGGAAGTGAATGGCGAAGTGGTCGGCACGGTGATGGGCGGATATGACGGCCATCGTGGGTCAGCCTACTATCTCGGCGTCCATCCGGAATATCGTGGCCGGGGGATTGCGAACGCGCTGCTCAACCGGCTCGAGAAAAAGCTGATTGCCCGCGGCTGCCCGAAAATCAACATTATGGTCCGCGAAGATAACGATGTGGTGCAGGGAATGTACGAGCGGCTGGGTTATGAGTACGCCGATGTCCTGACCCTGGGCAAGCGCCTGATCGAAGATGAAGAATACTGAATTTATCCCCGCCGATTTTGATGCCCATGGCCGTCTGCGCCTGCCTTTGCTTTTCTGGGGCGTGCTATTGTTGCAGGCCCGCACATGGGTGCTGTTTTTGATGGCCGGCGCCTCGCGTCAGCAGGGCGACGCGATCCTCAATCTGTTTTATCCCGATCATGACCGCTTTTGGCTCGGCTTACTGCCTGGCGTGCCGGCGGTACTGGCCTTTCTGCTTAGCGGCTATCGACATCGCCTGCCGCGCCTGTGGCGGGCGATGCGCTGGCTGCTGGTGCTATCGCAGGTGCTGCTGTTGCTATGGCAGCCGATGCTATGGCTAAGCGGTGAATCTCCCTCCTCGCTGACCATTGCGCTGCTGGTCGCGGATGGCTATGCCCTGTGGTGGCTGTTAACCAGTCGTCGCCTGGGCGCCTGTTTTCACCAGACCACCTTTTAATGGCACTTTTTGCCGATCGTGAACTCCAACATGCGTTGAATGACTCAGAAAGGATTGTGATATGAAATCGCTACGTGTAATGCTCTGTGCGCTTCCGCTGGTTCTGACCGGCTGCTCGACAATGAGCGCGGTCAACTGGTCGGCGGCCTATCCGTGGAACTGGTTTGGCGCTTCCACCGAGGTGACCGAGCAGGGAGTGGGTAAACTGACGGCGTCCACGCCGCTCAATGAACAGGCGATTAGCGATGCGCTGGGCAGCGACTACCGTTTACGCAGCGGGATGAAGACCGATAAGGGCAATATCGTCCACTACTTTGAAGCGCTGAAAAACAACAGCGTGGCGCTGACCATCAATGGCGACAACGGTACTATCAGCCGGATTGACGTGCGTGATGCGGAGATCAAAACTGCCAGCGGCGTGAAAATCGGCACACCGTTTAGCGACCTGTACAGCAAGGCCTTCGGCAACTGCCAGAAAGGCAGCAATGACAACGGGGCGGTCGTCGAGTGTCAGGCCGAGGGGAGCCAGCATATCAGCTATGCCTTCACCGGCCACTGGAGCGGCCCGGACGAGCTGATGCCCTCCGACGATACCCTGAAAAACTGGAAAGTCAGCAAGATTATCTGGCGTCGCTAAATTGATCTGAAGAGACACGACGGCTCTGAAAAACGGTTACAATGGCGCGTTAGCAACGCGACAGCGTTGTAGTTGCATCATTTCAGGAGGAGCGATGTCTCAGGTTCAGAGCGGCATTTTGCCGGAACATTGCCGCGCGGCGATTTGGATTGAAGCCAATGTCAAAGGGGACGTTAACGCCCTGCGCGAAGCGAGCAAAATTTTTGTTGATAACGTGGCCACCTTCCAGGCTAAATTCCCCGACGCCAAACTCGGTGCGGTGGTGGCGTTCGGCAATAACGTCTGGCGTCAGCTGAGCGGCGGCGAAGGGGCGGAGGAGTTAAAAGATTTTCCGGCCTATGGCAAAGGGCTGGCGCCGTCCACCCAGTATGACCTGCTGATTCATATTTTATCCGCTCGCCATGAGGTTAACTTCTCAGTGGCGCAGGCCGCGATGGCCGCCTTTGGCGATGCTATCGAGGTCAAAGAAGAGATCCACGGCTTCCGCTGGGTGGAAGAGCGTGACCTCAGCGGCTTTGTCGACGGCACCGAAAACCCGGCGGGGGAAGAAACTCGCCGCGAAGTGGCGGTGATTAAAGACGGCGTGGACGCGGGCGGCAGCTACGTGTTAGTCCAGCGCTGGGAGCATAATCTCAAACAGCTGAACCGCATGAGCGTGCCGGATCAGGAGATGATGATCGGCCGTACTAAAGACGCCAACGAAGAGATCGATGGTGACGAGCGTCCGGTCACGTCGCACCTGAGCCGCGTTGACTTAAAAGAAGATGGCAAAGGGCTGAAAATCGTCCGCCAGAGCCTGCCGTACGGCACCGCCAGCGGCACCCATGGTCTCTATTTCTGCGCCTACTGCGCGCGCCTGCATAACATCGAACAGCAGCTGCTGAGCATGTTCGGCGATACCGACGGCAAACGCGACGCGATGCTGCGCTTCACTAAACCGGTGACCGGCGGCTATTACTTCGCGCCGTCGCTGGAGCGTATCCAGGCGCTGTAATTTTTTCCCCTCACCCTAACCCTCTCCCCAAGGGGGAGAGGGAACCGTTCGGTACGGTTAGCAAGCCCCAGTACGGACCGCCTTTCACCCTCTCCCTGAGGGAGAGGGGCGGGGTGAGGGCATCGGCGACTCAAGCACTTCAAGTATCCTCTCCATCACCGCATCCTCATACTCTTCAAACTCATTATTCCAAACGCGTAAAACCCGCCATCCCTGGCTCTGTAGCCAGCGGGTGCGGCGAACATCGTAGGCACGCCTCTCATCGTGTTGGCCGCCGTCCAGTTCAATCGCCAGCCGTATTGCGCAGCAGGCGAAATCGAGAATATAGGGGCCAACGGGATGCTGGCGGCGAAACTTGTAGCTAGCAAAACGGCGGTTGCGCAGTAAGTACCATAGTCGACGTTCTGTTGGCGTTAAGCTACGTCTGAGCCGACGAGCAAATATCTGTGTGTTTTTCATATAAACACAGTGCGCGCCTGGCTGCCGTTTGTCACAATGACACGTCTAATCTGCGAGCAGCTTTCAGCTAAGCTTTGCCAGTTGCTTATTCTCTTTTCGACTTCTAAATCGCCAAACGGTATATAAAACCGTTACTCCTTTCGTACCCGTTATAAATATGATGATCATCAGAAAATGTTCAACGTTGATAAGGGTGCGCAATGGCCGTTAAATCACTGAAAAAAGGATATCTGGCGCTGGCGGCTTCCATGCTGCTGGTGGCGCAGGCGCAGGCGACGGAGCTGCTGAACAGCTCCTATGATGTCTCCCGCGAGCTGTTTGCCGCCCTTAACCCGCCTTTTGAGCAGCAGTGGGCGAAAGAAAACGGCGGCGATAAGCTGACCATCAAGCAGTCCCATGCCGGTTCATCCAAACAGGCGCTGGCTATTTTGCAAGGCCTGAAGGCGGACGTGGTCACCTATAACCAGGTGACGGACGTGCAGATCCTGCATGACAAAGGCAACCTGATCCCGGCCGACTGGCAAAGCCGCCTGCCGAACAACAGCTCACCGTTCTATTCGACGATGGGCTTCCTGGTGCGCAAAGGCAACCCAAAAAATATTCATGACTGGAACGACCTGGTCCGCTCTGACGTCAAGCTGATCTTCCCGAACCCGAAAACCTCGGGCAACGCGCGGTACACCTACCTGGCGGCATGGGGCACGGCGGATAAAGCCGACGGTGGCGATAAAGCCAAAACCGAACAGTTTATGACCCAGTTTCTCAAGAACGTCGAAGTCTTTGACACCGGCGGACGCGGGGCGACCACCACCTTTGCCGAGCGCGGCCTGGGCGATGTGCTGATTAGCTTCGAATCGGAAGTAAACAATATTCGCAAGCAGTATGAGGCGCAGGGATTTGAAGTGGTGATCCCGAAAACCAACATTCTGGCGGAGTTCCCGGTGGCATGGGTCGATAAAAACGTCAAAGCCAATGGCACCGAAAAGGCGGCGAAAGCCTACCTGAACTGGCTCTATACCCCGCAGGCGCAGACCATCATTACCGACTACTACTATCGGGTAAACAACCCGAAAGTGATGGACGGCCTGAAGGATAAGTTCCCGCAGACTGAACTGTTCCGCGTGGAAGATAAGTTTGGCTCCTGGCCTGAGGTGATGAAAACCCACTTCGCCAGCGGCGGTGAACTGGACAAACTGTTGGCGGCGGGGCGTAAGTAATGTTTGCTGTGTCGTCCAAGCGCGTGCTGCCGGGCTTTACCCTGAGCCTTGGCACCAGCCTGCTGTTTGTCTGTCTGATTTTGTTATTACCCCTCAGCGCGCTGGTGATGCAGCTGGCGCAGATGAGCTGGGCGCAGTACTGGGATGTGATCAGCAACCCGCAGGTGGTGGCGGCCTATAAGGTGACGCTGCTCTCGGCATTCGTGGCCTCGATATTTAACGGCGTATTCGGTCTGCTGATGGCCTGGATCCTGACCCGCTATCGTTTTCCAGGCCGCACGCTGCTGGATGCCTTAATGGATCTGCCGTTCGCGCTGCCGACGGCGGTGGCCGGCCTGACGCTGGCTTCGCTGTTTTCCGTTAACGGTATTTACGGGGAATGGCTGGCGAAATTCGATATTAAAGTGACCTATACCTGGCTCGGCATCGCCGTAGCGATGGCCTTCACCAGCATCCCGTTTGTGGTACGTACCGTGCAGCCGGTGCTGGAGGAGTTGGGGCCCGAGTATGAGGAAGCGGCGGAAACGCTGGGCGCAACGCGCTGGCAGAGTTTCCGCAAGGTCGTACTGCCGGAGCTGTCACCGGCGCTGCTGGCGGGTATTGCCCTGTCGTTTACCCGCAGCCTCGGCGAGTTTGGCGCGGTGATTTTTATCGCCGGCAATATCGCGTGGAAGACCGAGGTGACCTCGCTGATGATCTTTATTCGTTTGCAGGAGTTTGACTATCCGGCGGCGAGCGCGATCGCCTCGGTGATCCTTGCTGCTTCACTGCTGCTGCTGTTTTCCATCAATACCCTGCAGAGTCGCTTTGGTCGACGCGTGGTAGGTCACTAATGGCGGAAGTTACTCAATTGAAACGCTACGACGCGCCCCGTATCAACTGGGGGAAATGGTTTCTGATTGGCGTCGGGATGCTGGTCTCCGCCTTCATCCTTGTGGTGCCGATGCTCTATATCTTTGTCCAGGCCTTCAGCAAAGGATTGATGCCGGTGTTGGAAAACCTGGCGAACCCCGACATGCTGCATGCCATCTGGCTGACGGTGATGATTGCGTTGATTACCGTACCGGTGAACCTGGTGTTCGGTACATTGCTGGCCTGGCTGGTGACACGTTTTACCTTTCCGGGGCGCCAGCTTCTGCTGACGTTACTGGATATCCCGTTCGCCGTCTCGCCGGTGGTTGCGGGCCTGGTTTATCTGCTGTTCTACGGCTCTAACGGCCCGCTGGGCGGCTGGCTTGACGCGCATAATCTGCAAATCATGTTCGCCTGGCCGGGCATGGTGCTGGCGACCATCTTTGTTACCTGTCCGTTTGTGGTGCGTGAGCTGGTGCCGGTGATGATGAGTCAGGGCAGTCATGAAGATGAGGCCGCGGTGCTGCTGGGCGCGTCCGGCTGGCAGATGTTCCGCCGGGTGACATTGCCCAATATTCGCTGGGCGCTGTTGTACGGCGTGGTGCTGACCAACGCCCGCGCCATCGGCGAATTTGGCGCGGTGTCGGTGGTTTCCGGCTCGATCCGCGGCGAAACGCTATCGCTGCCGCTGCAAATTGAACTACTGGAGCAGGATTACAACACCGTCGGCTCGTTTACCGCCGCCGCCCTGCTGACGTTAATGGCTATTCTGACCCTGTTTTTAAAGAGTATGTTGCAATGGCGTCTGGCCAATCAGGAAAAACGCGCGCAACAGGAGGGAAATCATGAGCATTGAGATTGCCAATATTAAGAAATCGTTTGGTCGCACCCAGGTGCTGAATGATATCTCGCTGGATATCCCTTCCGGACAAATGGTTGCGCTGCTGGGACCTTCGGGTTCCGGAAAAACCACCTTGCTGCGAATCATCGCCGGTCTGGAGCATCAGACCAGCGGTCATATCCGCTTCCACGGTACTGACGTCAGCCGAATGCATGCTCGCGACCGTAAAGTGGGCTTCGTTTTCCAGCACTATGCGTTGTTCCGCCATATGACGGTGTTCGATAACATCGCTTTTGGCCTGACCGTGCTGCCGCGCCGCGAACGCCCCAATGCGGCGGCGATTAAAGCCAGGGTGACTAAACTGCTGGAGATGGTGCAGTTGGCCCATCTGGCGGATCGCTATCCGGCGCAGCTGTCCGGTGGCCAAAAGCAGCGTGTGGCGCTGGCCCGCGCCCTGGCGGTGGAGCCGCAAATTCTGCTGCTGGATGAACCCTTCGGCGCGCTGGACGCCCAGGTGCGTAAAGAGCTGCGCCGTTGGCTGCGTCAGCTGCATGAAGAACTGAAATTTACCAGCGTGTTCGTCACCCACGACCAGGAAGAGGCGATGGAAGTTGCCGATCGGGTGGTGGTGATGAGCCAGGGCAACATCGAACAGGCCGATGCGCCGGAGCGCGTGTGGCGTGAGCCGTCGACCCGTTTCGTACTGGAGTTTATGGGAGAAGTTAACCGCCTGCAGGGCGTCATCCGCGGTGGACAGTTCCACGTCGGCGCGCACCGCTGGCCGTTAGGTTATACCCCAACATACCAGGGACCGGTGGATCTGTTCCTGCGTCCGTGGGAAGTGGATATCAGCCGGCGGACCAGCCTGGATTCGCCGCTGCCGGTGCAGGTACTGGAAGCCAGTCCGAAAGGCCACTACACCCAATTAGTCGTCCAGCCTCTGGGATGGTATGACGAACCGCTGAGCGTGGTGCTGGCGGGCGATGATGCCCCGTCCCGCGGCGAACGGCTGTTCGTCGGGCTGCAAAACGCGCGTTTGTATAACGGTACCGAGCGTATCGAGCCGCGCGGCGAGCTTGCTCTGGCGGAGTCAGCCTGATAGCTTAAATCCATGTGCTTTGCCGGGTGAGGCTCTGCTTACCCGGCCTGTAATTATCACGCGTCTGCCAGGCCGGGTAAGCGAAGCGCCACCCGGCTTTTTTATTGAGTAAAAATCGTGAATACACTTGAACAAACCATCGGCAATACCCCTCTGGTCAAACTTCAGCGTCTGGGCCCGGACAACGGCAGCGAAGTCTGGGTCAAACTCGAAGGCAATAATCCGGCCGGCTCGGTGAAAGATCGCGCTGCGCTGTCGATGATCGTCGAAGCGGAAAAGCGCGGCGAAATTCAGCCCGGCGACGTACTGATCGAAGCGACCAGCGGCAACACCGGCATTGCTCTGGCCATGATCGCTGCGTTGAAAGGCTATCGCATGAAGCTGCTGATGCCCGACAACATGAGCCAGGAGCGTCGGGCCGCGATGCGCGCTTACGGCGCCGAGCTTATCCTGGTCAGCAAAGAGCAAGGGATGGAGGGGGCCCGCGACCTGGCGCTGGAGATGGCCCAGCGCGGAGAAGGCAAATTGCTCGATCAGTTTAACAACCCGGACAATCCCTACGCCCACTACACCACTACCGGGCCGGAAATCTGGCAGCAGACCGCGGGGCGTATTACCCACTTTGTCTCCAGCATGGGGACCACCGGCACCATTACCGGTGTGTCACGTTTCCTGCGTGAACAGAGTAAGCCGGTGGCCATTGTCGGTCTGCAGCCGGAAGAGGGCAGCAGTATTCCAGGGATCCGTCGCTGGCCGGCGGAGTATATGCCGGGGATCTTTAACGCTTCGCTGGTGGATGCGGTGCTGGATATTCATCAGCAGGATGCCGAGAACACCATGCGTCAGCTGGCGGTCCGGGAAGGCATTTTCTGCGGCGTCAGTTCGGGCGGCGCGGTAGCGGGCGCGTTACGCATTGCTCGCGAAAATCCCGGCGCGGTGGTGGTAGCGATCGTCTGCGATCGCGGCGATCGCTACCTCTCCACCGGCGTGTTCGGTGAAGAACATTTTAGCCAGGGGGCGGGCATTTAATCATCAAGCAGGTCGGTACCGTAGGAGTTATCGACGGTGCACAGCCAGCGTTCGCCCTGCTTCAGAAAGACATAGGTGGCGCGCCGCGTAACCTGGGATATCCCGTCCGCCGTCGGGATATCCAGCCGGGTCTCCATAATCACCAGCGCATTGCCGCCGCCTTCGATAACCTCCATTTTCCCCTGAGTCACCACCAGCCGGTGCTGGAAATAGTCGGCAATGGCGATAAAGGCTTTGCGAATATTCTCTTTCCCTCTGACCACCATGCCCGGTTTGACGACCAGCGCGGCGTCTTCTGCGTAATAACTCATCAGGGTATCGTAATCTTCCTGCGAGATAGCGCGGTCGCAGGCTTCAATGACTGCTTTCAGTGCCAGGTCAGTGTGATGCATCTCTGGTGCTCCTTATTGTGGGCTATTTGTTCGTCTCGGCGATCAGAGCATGCAGGTAAGACTAGCCTGTTTTCGTTTATTTTTTCATTAATTTGTCGGCAACTGCCATCACTCCCCGATACGTTCGGTGGACTGCCTGCGTCAGGGGGCGTCTACGGCCTGCGCGATATCGGCTGCCAGGCGGTTAATCTCAGCGTCATTCAGGCGACCCAGCGACAGGCGTAGTCCGTGCGCAGGCGCGCGCACGCCAAATACTTCCCCTTCGCGGACCAGCCAGCCGGCGCGGGCCAGGCGTAAGGCGTAGGGCTGGCTGGCCGTCGCCAGCGGCAGCCAGAAATTGAGACCATCGCCTGGCGTTACATGGCTGTGTCCGTGGCGGGCCAGCGCCGCCGCCAGGTTCTCATTTTGTTGGCGATAGTGCCGGCGAGCCTCTGCCATCGAGGCAATAAAGGTGTCATCGGTCAGGCAGGCCAGCGTTAGGTCCTGCAGCAGATGGCTGACCCACTGGCTGCCGGCGTTAAGCCGCAGACGTAGCGCCGCTGAAGTATCGGCATCGCTGGCGATAAAGGCCAGCCGCAGGTCCGGTCCAAGGGTCTTCGACATTGAGCGGACCAGTGCCCAGCGTTGCGTGCTCGCGGGCAGAGGGGAGTACCATGGTGTAGCCGACAGCAGGGCAAAGTGGTCATCAACGATCGCCAATACCTGCGGGTAGCGGGCTAGCACCTCCCGCAGGGCATGCGCCCGAGTTTCCGTCAGGCTACAGCCGGTAGGATTATGTGCCCGCGGGGTTAAGATCACCGCCCGCGCACCGTTGCGTAACGCCTCCTCCAGGCCGTCAGGATCCATCCCTTCGGCATCCACCGCCACCGGGCAGGGGCTAAAGCCGGCGTAACGCACCATATTGATGCTGCTGAGAAAACAGGGATCTTCGACCACCACGCCGTCGCCGGGGAGTAGCAGGGCGCACAGCAGGCGTTCCAGGGCGTCTATCGCCCCGCTGGCCAGGTTGACTTCAAACGAGGCCGACACTTCCCGGGCAAACCACATTGCGGCCCACTCCCCGAGACGGGGTTCGATAGCAGCATCCCCATACAGGCGTGGCGTACGAGCAATTTGGCTCAGATAGCGGGATAAATCAGGCAGCCTGGCCGGATCAGGATTACCGCTGGAGATATCGTTCAGCGGTGTTGTTGGGTCTCCCCCCTCCAGCGCTGGCAGCGGATCCCGTGCTTTAATGGCTGTGCCGTTGCGTCCCTGACTGACGGCCAGGCCAGAGGTCACCAGACGTTTATAGGCGGCAGCGACGGTATTGCGATTCACCGCAAGCTGGCTGGCGAGCTCGCGTACCGGCGGCAGAACTTCTCCGGGTTGCAACCCACCGCTCTGTACCAGATGGCGGATATGATCGAAGATATCGCTGGCGGTTTTTCCGGTAAACATTATTGACCTATGACAAAATGAAATTTAGCATAGGACGAATCATAATCAGAGCGTGACCCGCTGTCCAGCGGGGGGAGAAAAGATGGGCC is a genomic window containing:
- the cysP gene encoding thiosulfate/sulfate ABC transporter substrate-binding protein CysP; this translates as MAVKSLKKGYLALAASMLLVAQAQATELLNSSYDVSRELFAALNPPFEQQWAKENGGDKLTIKQSHAGSSKQALAILQGLKADVVTYNQVTDVQILHDKGNLIPADWQSRLPNNSSPFYSTMGFLVRKGNPKNIHDWNDLVRSDVKLIFPNPKTSGNARYTYLAAWGTADKADGGDKAKTEQFMTQFLKNVEVFDTGGRGATTTFAERGLGDVLISFESEVNNIRKQYEAQGFEVVIPKTNILAEFPVAWVDKNVKANGTEKAAKAYLNWLYTPQAQTIITDYYYRVNNPKVMDGLKDKFPQTELFRVEDKFGSWPEVMKTHFASGGELDKLLAAGRK
- the cysT gene encoding sulfate/thiosulfate ABC transporter permease CysT codes for the protein MFAVSSKRVLPGFTLSLGTSLLFVCLILLLPLSALVMQLAQMSWAQYWDVISNPQVVAAYKVTLLSAFVASIFNGVFGLLMAWILTRYRFPGRTLLDALMDLPFALPTAVAGLTLASLFSVNGIYGEWLAKFDIKVTYTWLGIAVAMAFTSIPFVVRTVQPVLEELGPEYEEAAETLGATRWQSFRKVVLPELSPALLAGIALSFTRSLGEFGAVIFIAGNIAWKTEVTSLMIFIRLQEFDYPAASAIASVILAASLLLLFSINTLQSRFGRRVVGH
- the cysW gene encoding sulfate/thiosulfate ABC transporter permease CysW, whose translation is MAEVTQLKRYDAPRINWGKWFLIGVGMLVSAFILVVPMLYIFVQAFSKGLMPVLENLANPDMLHAIWLTVMIALITVPVNLVFGTLLAWLVTRFTFPGRQLLLTLLDIPFAVSPVVAGLVYLLFYGSNGPLGGWLDAHNLQIMFAWPGMVLATIFVTCPFVVRELVPVMMSQGSHEDEAAVLLGASGWQMFRRVTLPNIRWALLYGVVLTNARAIGEFGAVSVVSGSIRGETLSLPLQIELLEQDYNTVGSFTAAALLTLMAILTLFLKSMLQWRLANQEKRAQQEGNHEH
- the cysA gene encoding sulfate/thiosulfate ABC transporter ATP-binding protein CysA, whose protein sequence is MSIEIANIKKSFGRTQVLNDISLDIPSGQMVALLGPSGSGKTTLLRIIAGLEHQTSGHIRFHGTDVSRMHARDRKVGFVFQHYALFRHMTVFDNIAFGLTVLPRRERPNAAAIKARVTKLLEMVQLAHLADRYPAQLSGGQKQRVALARALAVEPQILLLDEPFGALDAQVRKELRRWLRQLHEELKFTSVFVTHDQEEAMEVADRVVVMSQGNIEQADAPERVWREPSTRFVLEFMGEVNRLQGVIRGGQFHVGAHRWPLGYTPTYQGPVDLFLRPWEVDISRRTSLDSPLPVQVLEASPKGHYTQLVVQPLGWYDEPLSVVLAGDDAPSRGERLFVGLQNARLYNGTERIEPRGELALAESA
- the cysM gene encoding cysteine synthase CysM, with the translated sequence MNTLEQTIGNTPLVKLQRLGPDNGSEVWVKLEGNNPAGSVKDRAALSMIVEAEKRGEIQPGDVLIEATSGNTGIALAMIAALKGYRMKLLMPDNMSQERRAAMRAYGAELILVSKEQGMEGARDLALEMAQRGEGKLLDQFNNPDNPYAHYTTTGPEIWQQTAGRITHFVSSMGTTGTITGVSRFLREQSKPVAIVGLQPEEGSSIPGIRRWPAEYMPGIFNASLVDAVLDIHQQDAENTMRQLAVREGIFCGVSSGGAVAGALRIARENPGAVVVAIVCDRGDRYLSTGVFGEEHFSQGAGI
- a CDS encoding YybH family protein gives rise to the protein MHHTDLALKAVIEACDRAISQEDYDTLMSYYAEDAALVVKPGMVVRGKENIRKAFIAIADYFQHRLVVTQGKMEVIEGGGNALVIMETRLDIPTADGISQVTRRATYVFLKQGERWLCTVDNSYGTDLLDD